A single window of Acetobacteraceae bacterium DNA harbors:
- a CDS encoding type I restriction-modification system subunit M, with protein sequence MTNRQKERDSLHNTIWKIANDLRGQVDGWDFKNYVLGTLFYRFLSENLTKYLNIAEHQAGNADFDYATLSDVEALPIKAEIVAEKGFFILPSQLFYNVLKNAEKDNDFNITLGNIFRDIEGSAIGTPSEENFKDLFRDFDTNSPKLGENVSKKNEKLRKLLTEIGDLELGNFTGKNAHEIDVFGDAYEYLIKMYAANAGKSGGEFFTPQEVSELLANIALNGRKSLNKVYDPACGSGSLLLKFSKILGKSKIKSGYYGQEVNLTTYNLCRMNMILHEIGFEHFHIAYGDTLIEPKHWDDQPFDAIVSNPPYSTKWEGDSNPILINDRRFAPAGVLAPKSKADLAFTMHILSWLSTAGTAAIVEFPGVLYRSGTEKKIRQYLIENNYIDSVIQLPPDLFFGTTIATCIITLKKSKTDNQTLFVDASSEFSRSGNKNILLKKHQGKILEALEKRVDIPHFAKLVPNDQILENEVNLSVSSYVEAEDLREKIDIKILNQEIEEIVKKQSKLRSAIDAIVADLEEASA encoded by the coding sequence ATGACAAATAGACAAAAAGAACGAGATTCACTCCATAATACAATATGGAAAATTGCAAATGATTTACGAGGTCAAGTCGATGGCTGGGATTTTAAAAATTACGTTTTAGGTACATTATTTTATCGTTTTCTTTCCGAGAATCTCACTAAATATCTAAATATTGCCGAGCATCAGGCAGGTAATGCAGACTTTGACTATGCGACACTTTCCGATGTGGAGGCTTTGCCGATCAAAGCCGAGATCGTGGCGGAAAAAGGCTTTTTTATCCTGCCGAGCCAGCTTTTTTACAATGTTTTAAAAAATGCCGAAAAAGACAATGATTTTAACATTACGCTTGGCAATATTTTTAGAGATATTGAAGGCTCCGCCATCGGCACACCCAGCGAAGAGAATTTTAAAGACCTCTTTCGGGATTTTGATACAAACAGTCCTAAATTAGGCGAAAATGTCTCTAAAAAAAATGAGAAACTTCGCAAGCTTTTAACGGAAATCGGTGATCTGGAATTAGGGAATTTCACCGGCAAAAATGCCCATGAGATTGATGTTTTCGGGGATGCCTATGAATATCTCATTAAAATGTATGCCGCCAATGCGGGAAAATCGGGCGGAGAATTCTTTACGCCACAAGAGGTTTCTGAGCTTTTAGCGAATATTGCCTTAAATGGCCGAAAAAGCCTGAATAAAGTTTATGATCCTGCGTGCGGTTCCGGCTCTCTTCTTTTGAAATTTTCTAAAATCCTCGGCAAAAGCAAAATTAAATCGGGCTATTACGGGCAGGAAGTTAATTTAACGACCTATAATTTATGTCGTATGAATATGATTTTGCATGAGATTGGCTTTGAACATTTTCATATTGCCTATGGCGATACGCTAATAGAGCCTAAACATTGGGATGATCAGCCTTTTGATGCGATTGTTTCCAATCCGCCCTATTCGACCAAATGGGAGGGCGACAGTAACCCGATTTTAATCAATGACAGGCGGTTTGCGCCTGCCGGTGTTCTTGCACCGAAAAGCAAGGCAGATTTAGCCTTTACGATGCATATTTTAAGCTGGCTTTCCACCGCAGGAACCGCGGCGATTGTCGAGTTCCCCGGGGTTTTGTACCGATCCGGTACGGAAAAGAAAATCAGGCAATATTTAATTGAGAATAATTATATTGATTCCGTTATTCAGCTTCCTCCCGATTTATTTTTCGGAACGACGATTGCCACCTGCATCATCACGTTAAAAAAATCAAAAACAGACAATCAGACGCTTTTTGTTGATGCGAGTTCCGAATTTTCCCGCTCAGGCAATAAAAATATCCTTTTAAAGAAACATCAGGGAAAAATTTTAGAGGCTTTAGAAAAAAGAGTAGATATCCCCCATTTCGCCAAATTGGTGCCGAATGATCAAATTTTAGAAAATGAAGTTAACCTTTCAGTTTCCTCCTATGTCGAGGCTGAGGATTTACGGGAAAAGATTGATATTAAAATTCTTAATCAAGAGATTGAAGAGATTGTGAAAAAGCAATCCAAACTTAGAAGTGCAATAGATGCGATTGTCGCCGATCTAGAAGAGGCAAGCGCATGA
- the ispF gene encoding 2-C-methyl-D-erythritol 2,4-cyclodiphosphate synthase → MTSAPPALPSKPYIAAILLGGGTGKRFKESLKSPLNTENASLPKQYLLLNGKPIIHHAAEALLPYVDLIQPVGDREKLVATLPKDKKILPPVSGGTERQDSVRNGLEALSRLSKTPDLVLIHDGARPLVPSACIENVLEALNDYYGAIPARKVTDTIKRVENDVIVATVERDNLRRAQTPQGFHFQLFLDLHRKDNNNKCTDDIALLEAAGFETKVVEGSERNIKVTVEEDLNFLKTMFSQTSSPAPLLPHIGNGYDVHAFEAGRPLMLGGVEVPHTHGLAGHSDADVVLHALCDALYGAMNEGDIGRHFPPSDNQWKSANSRQFLEHAIDFLRQKNGRLINADITLICEAPKISPHAEKMMQKMAEIMDVSPKRISLKATTTEKLGFTGRKEGIACFATVSVLLPDIEEN, encoded by the coding sequence ATGACATCCGCTCCCCCTGCCTTGCCTTCCAAACCTTATATTGCTGCTATTCTCCTCGGCGGCGGAACGGGAAAACGGTTTAAAGAAAGTCTCAAGAGCCCTCTCAACACAGAAAATGCCAGTCTTCCTAAGCAATATCTTCTCCTCAATGGTAAACCCATTATTCATCATGCCGCTGAGGCGCTTTTGCCTTATGTCGATCTGATTCAGCCTGTTGGAGATCGTGAAAAACTTGTTGCGACTCTCCCAAAAGACAAAAAAATTCTACCGCCTGTTTCTGGCGGTACAGAACGCCAAGATAGTGTTCGTAATGGTTTAGAAGCGCTTTCACGTCTTTCTAAAACCCCCGATCTTGTCCTCATTCATGACGGCGCAAGACCCTTGGTTCCTTCTGCCTGTATTGAAAATGTCCTTGAAGCTTTAAACGATTATTACGGTGCCATTCCAGCTCGAAAAGTCACAGATACCATTAAACGGGTTGAAAATGATGTCATCGTCGCTACGGTTGAAAGGGACAATTTACGCCGTGCGCAGACACCGCAAGGATTTCATTTTCAGCTTTTCCTTGATCTTCACCGCAAAGACAATAACAATAAATGCACTGATGATATTGCCCTTTTAGAAGCTGCCGGTTTTGAAACTAAAGTCGTTGAGGGCAGCGAACGCAATATTAAAGTCACTGTCGAAGAGGATTTAAATTTTTTAAAAACAATGTTTAGCCAGACATCTTCCCCAGCCCCTCTCCTGCCACATATTGGCAATGGTTATGACGTTCATGCTTTTGAAGCCGGCCGCCCCCTTATGCTTGGCGGTGTTGAAGTGCCCCATACGCATGGCTTAGCAGGACATTCTGATGCCGATGTCGTCCTTCATGCACTTTGCGATGCGTTGTACGGCGCAATGAATGAAGGCGATATCGGACGCCATTTTCCCCCTTCGGACAATCAATGGAAATCTGCGAATTCCCGCCAATTTTTAGAACATGCCATCGATTTTCTCCGCCAAAAAAACGGACGCCTTATCAATGCCGATATCACCTTAATTTGCGAAGCGCCCAAAATTAGCCCCCATGCGGAAAAAATGATGCAAAAAATGGCAGAAATTATGGATGTTTCGCCAAAACGCATCTCTTTGAAAGCCACCACAACGGAAAAATTAGGCTTTACAGGACGTAAAGAAGGGATTGCCTGCTTTGCAACGGTTTCCGTTTTATTACCAGATATTGAAGAAAACTAA